CTATGTGCCTGACACGGATAAAGACGAAAGCATTGGTCCAGCAGGGAAAGAATTTGGAACAAAGAGCTATTTATCTATGCCGCTTACTTTTAATGAGAAGACCGTAGGCTGTATACACATTCATTCTACAAATAAAAATGAATTCAGCCAGGATGAAATTAAGCTACTTGAGATTGTTACAGCACAGCTTGAGACTGCGATAAATAATGCCAGCAAAGCCGATGCGCTTAGGAAATCTGAAGAGAATCTTAAAGAAAATTTTGAACAGCTATCCAAAAAGATCAGATATGAAGAGATTACGAGCGCTGTCGCAAGCAGTGTGCATAGATCGATTGATCTAAACGAGGTTATGAAAAATGCTGCCGATACGCTCAGTAAAAATGTTAATCATGCTGATCATGTCGCAATATATTTAATTGAAGGTGACAAAGCAGTCCTAAAGAGTTATACGGGCTACCCAGAGTGGTTCATAGATATAGTTAGTAGCATACCTAAGCCTAAAGGCTTTACTTGGAAAACCCTTTTAGAAGGGGAGCCTCATTTTGTAGCTGATGTAGAGAAAGATAAAGCAATAGGACCTGCGGGAAGAAAAGTGGGCACAAAAAGCTATGCTTCTATGCCGATCAAACATGAAGGTAAAACCATAGGCTGCATTAACATCAGCGCACAGACTACAAACGCATTTGATAAAGATGAGGTCAAGCTATTAGAAATTGTTGCAACGCAGATTGAAACAGCTGTTAACAATGCCAATCAGGCAGAGGCGCTTAAACGTTCAAGGGAAGAGCTCAGTGAGAGTAGAGAGCATTATAGACTACTTGTAGAAACCACCAACGTTATTCCATGGGAATATAATCTCGTTGATAATAGATTCACTTATATTGGCCCGCAGGCACAGCAGCTGCTTGGATATACAATACAAGAGTGGCTTACAGAAAACTTCTGGCTCACTCATATGCACGAAGATGACCGCATTTATGCAAAAGAAGCGTGCAGCGCTCTTACACAGGGGAGCAAAGATCATGAACTCGAATATAGAATGATCACAAAATCAGGCGAGACCGTTTGGCTCTATGAAATGGCAAGCGTTATTGAAGAAGAACAAAAGCCTGAGACTTTAAGAGGTTTCATTATAGACATAACAGAAAAGAAAAAAGCTGAGTTTGCAAAAAGAGAAGTTGAGGAAAGATATAAAACTATTATTGAGCACTCCTACGATATTATAATTGAGACAAATGTAAACGGCACTTTTCTATATATAAACCCAACTTTCTGTGATGTGCTAGGATATGACCAGCAAGAGCTTTTGGGAAGAAGTGTATTTGAGCACATACATGAAGATGATGCACCGGAGACAATACGTCAATTCTCATTTGCCATAAATAAATTTGAGAAGGGATCGGCAACTTATAGATTTAAGCACAAGTCCGGCGGATGGCGCTGGCTTGAGAGCGTGGGAAGCCCGTTCCGCACTGCAAGCGGTGAGATTAGAACTGTTATCTCGAGCCGTGACATTACAGAGCGTATGGAGTCTGAGAAAAAACTCCAGAGCGCATTTGAAGAAATTGAAGAACTCAAAAACAAACTTGAGAAAGAAAATATTTATCTTCAAAAAGAGCTTGAGTTAACATTTAGCCACGGGGACATTCTGGGCCAGAGTAAAGCCATTAGATCTGCTCTTAGTAAAATTGAGCAGGTTGCTGCTACTGATGCCACGGTGATGTTAACCGGGGAGACTGGGACTGGTAAAGAGCTATTTGCAAACAGAATACATTCATTAAGCGAGCGTAAGGATCGCGCAATGGTAAAAGTGAACTGTGCCGCGCTTCCGCCGCACTTAATTGAAAGCGAGCTCTTTGGTCATGAAAAAGGAGCTTTTACTGGAGCAGTTGCAAAAAGCATCGGCCGTTTTGAGGTAGCTGACGGCTCTACAATATTTTTAGACGAAGTCGGCGAGCTGCCGCTGGAGCTTCAGTCTAAACTGCTTAGAGTGCTTCAAGAAGGAGAGTTTCAGCGCGTTGGAAGCTCAAAAACAGTTAATGTAAACGTCAGAGTAATTACTGCCTCTAACATAGAGCTTATCGAAGCGGTTAACTCCGGGAACTTTAGAGAGGATCTATTTTATAGATTAAATGTTTTCCCAATTCATATACCTCCTCTCAGAGAAAGAAAAGAGGACATACCGGATCTGCTTTGGTTTTTCATTTCCGAATTTGAAGAGAAAATGGATAAGAGCATTAAGAACATATCCAGAAAAGATATGGAGAACCTTATCAACTATCCGTGGCCGGGAAATGTTCGGCAACTAAGAAATGTTATAGAACGCGCTATGATTCTATCTACCGGGCCCGATTTAGTTATTGACCTTCCGGGAATAAAGAGCCAAACCCCAAGTGAGATCAAGCCAATAGAAGATGTCGAGCGTGACCATATTTCCTATATACTAAACATGACCAACTGGCGAATCAGAGGCAAAGCCGGAGCAGCTGAAATTTTGGGTCTAAAGCCCACCACTCTAGAGTCTAGGATCAAAAGACTCGGAATCAAACGAAGCCACTAAACTACGATATATCGTACATGCCACTAAATATCGGACATATCTATACTGTTCGGTCAAGTATATATATTGGGTCTTTATGTAAATATTACAATAATAACAATATCTTATGAGATTTTCAGTCTCGTTTTAGCTAATTGGCACGCAAGTTGCCTATATATTACTGTAGAGAAACAAAAAGCAAGATAGAGTAGCAAGCAAGCGAAGTAGCAAGTAAAAAGTATCATTGAAAATTATTCCACTCCTCCACGAGTAGGCATATAGTAAGTTTTGGAATCAAGATGGCGGTGAAACAGGGACAATCAAAAGATTGTCCCTGTTTTTTTATATAGATTGGTTAGTTACAACTAGGAAGAATAGTATTTAAGGTGCAGCCGTCAAAACTAAGCCCCTCTTTCTCTGAGTCCACTAAAACATCAAACATGATATTTAAACACTGTTCTACTTCGATAAAATTTAAATTATCTTGAATATCGGTTTCAAACCTGCACTCACACTGGTTGGAATTAGGCATGCAGAATACCTCGGCAAGCCCGCCCAATGGGCCCCCGGCGTCGAGCACCATTCCAATCCCTTCAATCGTGCAGGTAATGCCTGGGCCGGAATTCTTCACGGCATCTAACAGTTTATCTTTATCAAAGCATGGGCAACTTGTTGTAGTTGGCTCCTGTGCATTAGAAGTGCCGCTATCACTATCGCAAGCAGCAACTAACAAAAGAACTAATAGAAGCGGCAAAATAAGAGTCTTAAAATTGTTCATTACTAACCCCCTTTTAGTTTGTCGGTACATAGCCGAGCTCTTTAATTAAACCTTCAAAGAAAGTTTGATTTTCAATTACTTGAAACTCCTCACAAGGTATATCCATTTCGGTGCTTTCAAAACTCTGAAACGCATTTTCCATTTGAGTTGAAGCATTTATTTCTGCTTCGTTTGGAAAAAGCGTAAAGACAAAACCATTTGCCTCAACTGCGCATGAGCTGTTAAAAGTTGTGGCGGTCTCATCGAACATTCCGTCTTTATCGAAATCTGCCAATGCCACATCAAGGCTGCATGTAAGCCCGTCCATACTCGCGTCCCCAGAAAATCCAAAGGCAAAGTCATCATTTGAGAGGATAATAAATACCTTTGCACCATTTGAGTAGACGTGAATAATATTTTTGCTTGAGCTGTTCTCATATACGGCAAACACATCCGGGCCGATATTAAAATTAATGTTCAGAGCCAGCGCCTCACACTCTAGTTTTGGCGTACTGCTCCCAGGATCACTCATCATATTGTTGTTTTCGTCACAAGAAACAGATAAGACTAGTACAAGAACTATAGCAAAAATAAGGTTATAACTAATTTTCATATATCCCCCTCCTTATTCATATATAAGAATATTATAACCGCTTCAAAATCAGGGATATTCGAATAAATATAGATTCAGATTATTATGAAATGGTTTTTTTTCTTCTGACAGCCAGAATCCCAATTACACCCATAACGCTAGCAGTTGCAATAAGACCCCACTCAG
The nucleotide sequence above comes from Thermodesulfobacteriota bacterium. Encoded proteins:
- a CDS encoding GAF domain-containing protein, yielding MEAHIKNGKTKELDVLARKDRYQDIISEVTQIVHQSIDLQSVLDNSIEAMVNNIDHMDNVSIYLVEDNHAVIKSHHGYTKDYLNRAGRIPYPKGSTWKAITEAKSLYIPDADKDKVLGQAGRDMGIKCYLIVPLFDEEKVVGTIIIVSREEKDVFDQEELKLLEIISKQISIAIRNAKQAQALSNSEERYRTLYQEGPAMYFTVNEKGSVLSVNRNAIEKLGYCEDELVGNSVFSVFPKDQRPIIKAQLKNCFKNPEQIFKWDSRKISKDGTLISVSELARSVIDAEGNKVAIIACEDTTESEKAKSLLIAEKEIMEAISQDKELSSILEQICLAVEEQADRMLCSILLSDNAEKYLIPGAAPNLPEDYLNETKLVPIGEGIGSCGTASYRKEQIIVSDIENDELWTDFCDLALRNNLGSCWSTPIVSKNGELLGTFATYYPYPKSPNENELEIIDRATHLARIAIERKKYQETKEENLQSISKKSRYEEIVSTVTRSVHQSIDIQKVINNSIEAMVKNIDKMDNISIYLVEGDYAVLKAHHGFTKDYLKRASKIQKPKGGIWRTIMDAAPRYCADTEQDNAIGQAGIDMGIKCYLVVPLFMDDNVIGTITIVSRETNAFEQEERVLLETVSKQIAIAIRNAQQAETLKRSEEDLKINLDSLSRKTRYEEVINAVARSVHRSLELNEVFDNAVEAISNEITEAKNVSIYMVQGDMEDQDNPPTAELKASRGHTKNYLNKVRSINYPKGATWRTIIDGKTRYVPDTDKDESIGPAGKEFGTKSYLSMPLTFNEKTVGCIHIHSTNKNEFSQDEIKLLEIVTAQLETAINNASKADALRKSEENLKENFEQLSKKIRYEEITSAVASSVHRSIDLNEVMKNAADTLSKNVNHADHVAIYLIEGDKAVLKSYTGYPEWFIDIVSSIPKPKGFTWKTLLEGEPHFVADVEKDKAIGPAGRKVGTKSYASMPIKHEGKTIGCINISAQTTNAFDKDEVKLLEIVATQIETAVNNANQAEALKRSREELSESREHYRLLVETTNVIPWEYNLVDNRFTYIGPQAQQLLGYTIQEWLTENFWLTHMHEDDRIYAKEACSALTQGSKDHELEYRMITKSGETVWLYEMASVIEEEQKPETLRGFIIDITEKKKAEFAKREVEERYKTIIEHSYDIIIETNVNGTFLYINPTFCDVLGYDQQELLGRSVFEHIHEDDAPETIRQFSFAINKFEKGSATYRFKHKSGGWRWLESVGSPFRTASGEIRTVISSRDITERMESEKKLQSAFEEIEELKNKLEKENIYLQKELELTFSHGDILGQSKAIRSALSKIEQVAATDATVMLTGETGTGKELFANRIHSLSERKDRAMVKVNCAALPPHLIESELFGHEKGAFTGAVAKSIGRFEVADGSTIFLDEVGELPLELQSKLLRVLQEGEFQRVGSSKTVNVNVRVITASNIELIEAVNSGNFREDLFYRLNVFPIHIPPLRERKEDIPDLLWFFISEFEEKMDKSIKNISRKDMENLINYPWPGNVRQLRNVIERAMILSTGPDLVIDLPGIKSQTPSEIKPIEDVERDHISYILNMTNWRIRGKAGAAEILGLKPTTLESRIKRLGIKRSH